In Streptomyces sp. NBC_00306, a single genomic region encodes these proteins:
- a CDS encoding Gfo/Idh/MocA family protein has product MNDAAIPDQRSDDGDDDGSMSRRSVLRTTAGVAGAGLGLSALGTGTAAAAQTARSATAPQAPSPARQGRTMAGVPFERRGTVRVGIVGLGNRGGSMIDLFLAVPGVRVMAVCDPVKAKAESAAAKVVAAGQAAPAVYTKGDDDYENLCKRGDIDFVYVATPWDLHFEMAKTALLNGKHVGVECPIAMRLDELWALVDLSERTRRHCMQLENCCYGRNEMRVLRMAHAGKFGELLHGAGAYNHDLRGLMFDPDYYEGPWRRLWHTRLRGDLYPNHGFGPVANYLDVNRGDRVVSISSFGTPALGLAEYRKAHMPPGDPSWKETYIESDRTISMLRTAKGRVIRLEHDVSTPHPYSRINSLGGTKGVFEDYPARIYIEPDHSDDAWGDFEAYTEWDHWLWKEHSDPPGGHGGMDYIMIFRVMQCMQLGLVPDFDVYDAATWTAPVPLSHASVKAKGAPMEMPDFTRGEWRKERSGVDSDKP; this is encoded by the coding sequence ATGAACGACGCAGCGATACCGGACCAGCGTAGTGACGACGGCGACGACGACGGCTCGATGAGCCGTCGTTCCGTTCTACGGACCACGGCGGGCGTGGCGGGAGCGGGACTCGGCCTCAGCGCCCTGGGGACCGGCACCGCGGCCGCCGCCCAGACCGCGAGATCCGCCACCGCACCGCAGGCGCCGAGCCCCGCACGGCAGGGCCGCACCATGGCCGGGGTGCCCTTCGAGCGCCGCGGGACGGTGCGCGTCGGCATCGTCGGCCTCGGCAACCGCGGCGGCAGCATGATCGATCTCTTCCTGGCCGTCCCCGGCGTCCGGGTGATGGCCGTGTGCGACCCGGTGAAGGCCAAGGCCGAGAGCGCCGCCGCCAAGGTCGTGGCCGCCGGGCAGGCGGCGCCGGCCGTCTACACCAAGGGCGACGACGACTACGAGAACCTCTGCAAGCGCGGCGACATCGACTTCGTCTATGTCGCGACGCCGTGGGACCTCCACTTCGAGATGGCGAAGACCGCGCTCCTCAACGGCAAACACGTCGGCGTGGAGTGTCCGATCGCGATGAGGCTGGACGAACTGTGGGCGCTGGTCGATCTCTCCGAGCGCACCCGCCGGCACTGTATGCAGCTGGAGAACTGCTGCTACGGCCGCAACGAGATGCGGGTGCTGCGGATGGCGCACGCGGGCAAGTTCGGTGAACTCCTGCACGGGGCAGGGGCGTACAACCACGATCTGCGCGGTCTGATGTTCGACCCGGACTACTACGAGGGACCATGGCGCAGGCTGTGGCACACCCGGCTGCGCGGGGATCTGTACCCCAATCACGGCTTCGGCCCCGTCGCCAACTACCTGGACGTCAACCGCGGCGACCGCGTGGTGAGCATCTCCAGTTTCGGCACCCCGGCCCTGGGCCTGGCGGAGTACCGCAAGGCGCACATGCCGCCGGGCGATCCGAGCTGGAAGGAGACGTACATCGAGAGCGACCGGACGATCAGCATGCTCCGCACCGCGAAGGGGCGGGTCATCCGGCTGGAGCACGACGTGTCGACTCCGCACCCCTACAGCCGGATCAACAGCCTCGGCGGCACCAAGGGCGTCTTCGAGGACTACCCCGCGCGCATCTACATCGAGCCCGACCACTCCGACGACGCCTGGGGCGACTTCGAGGCATACACGGAGTGGGACCACTGGCTGTGGAAGGAGCACTCCGACCCGCCGGGCGGCCATGGCGGCATGGACTACATCATGATCTTCCGGGTGATGCAGTGCATGCAGCTCGGACTGGTTCCGGACTTCGACGTCTACGATGCGGCGACCTGGACGGCGCCCGTCCCGCTCAGCCATGCGTCGGTGAAGGCGAAGGGTGCGCCGATGGAGATGCCCGACTTCACCCGCGGCGAGTGGCGCAAGGAACGGTCCGGCGTGGACTCGGACAAGCCGTAG
- a CDS encoding peptide-N4-asparagine amidase — protein MRRQIMSMLAGLVLVTGTLLGAGPAAAVAEPPAVEPPAVGPSGAAPRASEPPAEFGSDWHDPVTAAPPVTRPGTRSCDVTLAQAQFRDFTPYRGSYTPPKGCGDRWSTVVLRLDGNVKGRQYDRLGHLSVGGVEILRTSTPQPSPDGIAWSVEKDVTRYSELLRGAHPVEMLIGNVVDETYTGIIDVKVTLTFYAAHGAARSAAVPDRVLALNGTSLTTPRNSERILAEVYATGSGGGCEEYWYLTVPDTAPYSCKAGDGPYREVQIRVDGRLAGIAAPFPTVWTGGWSNPFLWYVIPGPRAFDIKPVQYDLTPFAALLNDGREHRVEVSVAGVPHGRPGWSTPTNVLVWQDEGSTVVTGGLTRHHESTPVNSVRHTPGPEHRLDMKGSHRLTVSGYLDTSHGRVTITVSRAVGNVSVHRWTEDEKLDALKGTWTDDETVTSGGRATATHRLYTMDGTTTLGAGDRLRTVLTLGDRADTAEVRGGRRLAWSRLDDRYTGDATYTANVPRDQRHAVGRTAERYLLHGPEGCYDRSLTTVQGMLTEDRRRC, from the coding sequence ATGAGACGACAGATCATGTCCATGCTCGCCGGGCTGGTTCTGGTGACCGGAACACTGCTCGGCGCGGGGCCCGCCGCAGCGGTCGCCGAACCGCCGGCCGTCGAACCTCCGGCCGTCGGACCATCGGGTGCCGCACCGCGGGCATCCGAACCGCCGGCGGAGTTCGGCAGCGACTGGCACGACCCCGTCACCGCCGCGCCGCCCGTCACCCGCCCCGGCACCCGGTCCTGCGACGTGACGCTGGCGCAGGCGCAGTTCCGGGACTTCACGCCGTACCGGGGGAGCTACACGCCTCCGAAGGGCTGCGGTGACCGCTGGAGCACGGTGGTGCTGCGGCTCGACGGGAACGTGAAGGGCCGCCAGTACGACCGTCTGGGCCATCTTTCCGTCGGGGGAGTGGAGATCCTGCGCACCTCGACACCGCAGCCCTCGCCCGACGGAATCGCCTGGTCGGTGGAGAAGGACGTCACGCGCTACAGCGAACTCCTGCGCGGCGCGCATCCGGTCGAGATGCTGATCGGCAACGTCGTCGACGAGACGTACACCGGGATCATCGACGTCAAGGTCACGCTCACCTTCTACGCCGCCCACGGCGCGGCCCGGTCCGCCGCCGTCCCCGACCGGGTACTCGCCCTGAACGGCACGTCGCTCACCACGCCCCGCAACTCCGAACGGATCCTGGCCGAGGTGTACGCCACGGGTTCCGGCGGCGGCTGCGAGGAGTACTGGTACCTCACCGTCCCGGACACGGCCCCGTACTCCTGCAAGGCCGGTGACGGCCCCTACCGCGAGGTGCAGATCCGGGTCGACGGCCGGCTCGCGGGCATCGCCGCGCCCTTCCCGACGGTCTGGACCGGCGGCTGGTCCAACCCCTTTCTCTGGTACGTGATCCCGGGGCCGCGGGCGTTCGACATCAAGCCGGTCCAGTACGACCTCACTCCCTTCGCCGCCCTGCTCAACGACGGCCGGGAGCACCGCGTCGAGGTGTCCGTCGCCGGGGTCCCGCACGGCCGGCCCGGATGGAGCACCCCCACCAACGTGCTGGTGTGGCAGGACGAGGGCAGCACGGTGGTCACCGGCGGTCTGACCCGCCATCACGAGAGCACCCCGGTCAACTCGGTACGGCACACGCCCGGTCCGGAGCACCGCCTCGACATGAAGGGCAGCCACCGCCTCACCGTGAGCGGGTATCTCGACACCTCGCACGGGCGGGTCACGATCACCGTCAGCCGCGCGGTCGGGAACGTGTCCGTCCACCGCTGGACCGAGGACGAGAAGCTCGACGCGCTCAAGGGGACCTGGACGGACGACGAGACGGTCACGAGCGGGGGACGGGCCACCGCCACCCACCGCCTCTACACCATGGACGGCACCACCACGCTCGGCGCCGGCGACCGGCTGCGGACCGTGCTCACGCTGGGGGACAGGGCCGATACGGCCGAGGTGCGCGGCGGCCGGCGGCTCGCGTGGTCGCGGCTGGACGACCGGTACACCGGTGACGCCACGTACACGGCCAATGTGCCGCGTGATCAGCGGCACGCGGTGGGCCGTACCGCGGAGCGGTACCTGCTGCACGGCCCGGAGGGCTGCTACGACCGGAGCCTGACGACGGTTCAGGGCATGCTCACCGAGGACCGCCGGCGCTGCTGA
- a CDS encoding ABC transporter ATP-binding protein has protein sequence MQIRDLPYTDPGSPDARSGPRFLLWLGRNQLDGQLKALAWGLLHFCGVAGLPLGVGRAVQAVVDRSGSGLALSGAVIVLCGVAITVGDTMLHRAAVTNWITAAARVQQLLARKAAELGSALTRRVAAGEVVAVSTGDVEKIGWFVEAVSRFAAAALTVVLVCVGLLLYEPELGVIVAIGVPVLALAVLPLLPRATRRADIQREKAGRATELASDTVAGLRVLRGIGGEELFLGRYRVASQEVRRAAVRSARMWALISAIQVLLPGLLLIAVVWYGAGLVRDGRIGVGELVTAFSAVTLLMYPLRHFEEIAMAYSFSRPSAKRAARVLALRRTSEPSGVEYGSPSGDLYDPATGVLAPTGLFTAVVCGDPDAAGVLAERLGGHAAGGTDGTPSVLLGGVPLDELVLDASRTAVLVQDKDPVLLSGTLRELLDVPASGQVAAEDALAAAQCADVLDALAQASVEDDGDPMETRITERGRSLSGGQRQRLALARSLVTDPEVLVLDEPTSAVDSHTEARIAEGIRTLRTGRTTVVFASSPLLLDRADQVVFVHDGKVAAVGTHRELLHGVEYRAVVTRETEEEQLGGTQATDELAELEEMEESA, from the coding sequence ATGCAGATTCGCGATCTTCCGTACACCGACCCCGGCTCGCCGGATGCCAGGTCGGGGCCGCGGTTCCTGCTCTGGCTGGGTCGCAATCAGCTGGACGGCCAGCTCAAGGCGCTGGCCTGGGGACTGCTGCACTTCTGCGGTGTGGCAGGCCTGCCCCTGGGAGTCGGCCGGGCCGTGCAGGCGGTCGTGGACCGCTCCGGCAGCGGGCTCGCGCTCTCCGGCGCGGTGATCGTCCTGTGCGGTGTGGCGATCACGGTGGGCGACACCATGCTGCACCGCGCGGCCGTCACCAACTGGATCACCGCCGCGGCCCGGGTCCAGCAGCTGCTGGCCCGCAAGGCCGCGGAACTGGGCTCGGCGCTGACCCGCCGGGTCGCGGCCGGCGAAGTGGTCGCGGTCTCCACCGGCGATGTGGAGAAGATCGGCTGGTTCGTCGAAGCCGTCTCCCGTTTCGCCGCGGCCGCCCTCACCGTGGTCCTGGTCTGCGTCGGCCTCCTGCTCTACGAGCCGGAGCTCGGCGTGATCGTCGCCATCGGTGTCCCGGTGCTGGCGCTCGCGGTGCTGCCCCTGCTCCCCCGCGCCACCCGGCGCGCCGACATCCAGCGCGAGAAGGCCGGCCGGGCCACCGAGCTGGCCTCGGACACCGTCGCCGGTCTGCGCGTCCTGCGCGGGATCGGCGGTGAGGAGCTGTTCCTCGGCCGCTACCGGGTGGCCTCCCAGGAGGTCCGCAGGGCGGCGGTCCGCAGCGCCCGGATGTGGGCGCTGATCTCGGCGATCCAGGTCCTGCTGCCGGGTCTGCTGCTGATCGCGGTGGTCTGGTACGGGGCGGGGCTGGTACGGGACGGCCGGATCGGCGTGGGTGAGCTCGTCACCGCGTTCAGCGCGGTGACCCTCCTGATGTACCCGCTGCGGCACTTCGAGGAGATCGCCATGGCGTACTCCTTCTCGCGGCCTTCCGCGAAGCGTGCCGCACGGGTGCTGGCGCTGCGGCGTACGTCGGAGCCGTCGGGCGTGGAGTACGGCAGCCCCAGCGGTGACCTGTACGACCCGGCGACCGGCGTCCTCGCCCCGACCGGCCTGTTCACGGCCGTGGTGTGCGGGGACCCGGACGCGGCCGGCGTGCTGGCGGAACGGCTCGGCGGCCACGCGGCCGGCGGCACGGACGGCACGCCCTCCGTGCTGCTGGGCGGTGTGCCGCTGGACGAGCTGGTCCTGGACGCTTCACGAACCGCCGTCCTCGTCCAGGACAAGGACCCGGTGCTGCTCTCCGGCACGCTGCGGGAGCTGCTCGACGTACCGGCCTCCGGTCAGGTCGCCGCCGAGGACGCGCTCGCTGCCGCGCAGTGCGCCGATGTCCTGGACGCGCTCGCGCAGGCGTCCGTGGAGGACGACGGCGATCCGATGGAGACACGGATCACCGAACGCGGCCGGTCGCTCTCGGGCGGACAGCGCCAGCGGCTCGCCCTGGCCCGGTCGCTGGTCACCGACCCCGAGGTGCTCGTCCTGGACGAGCCGACGTCCGCCGTGGACTCGCACACGGAGGCCCGGATCGCCGAGGGGATCCGCACGCTGCGGACCGGCCGCACCACGGTGGTGTTCGCCTCGTCGCCGCTGCTGCTGGACCGCGCCGACCAGGTGGTGTTCGTGCACGACGGCAAGGTCGCGGCCGTCGGTACGCACCGCGAACTGCTGCATGGCGTCGAGTACCGGGCGGTCGTGACCCGTGAGACAGAGGAGGAGCAACTCGGCGGCACACAGGCCACCGACGAGCTCGCGGAACTGGAAGAGATGGAGGAGTCGGCGTGA
- a CDS encoding ABC transporter ATP-binding protein, producing the protein MHPEATPWNAHAKEPEQPRAEVRRILRLFRPYRGRLAIVGLLVGAASAVSVASPFMLREILDTAIPQGRTGLLSLLALGMILTAVMTSVFGVLQTLISTTVGQRVMHDLRTAVYAQLQRMPLAFFTRTRTGEVQSRIANDIGGMQATVTSTATSLVSNLTAVVATVVAMLALDWRLTVVSLLLLPLFVWISRRVGNERKRITTQRQKQMAVMAATVTESLSVSGILLGRTMGRADSLTKSFAEESERLVDLEVRSSMAGRWRMSTIGIVMAAMPALIYWAAGFALQSGGPTISIGTLVAFVSLQQGLFRPAVSLLSTGVQMQASLALFQRIFEYLDLPVEITEPEKPVRLDTIRGEVRFEDIDFAYDDTQTELTIDGVDVTVPAGGRLAVVGPTGSGKSTLSYLVPRLYDVTGGRVTIDGVDVRDLDFDTLARAVGVVSQETYLFHASVAENLRFAKPDATDAEIEAAARAAQIHDHIASLPDGYDTLVGERGYRFSGGEKQRLAIARTILRDPPVLILDEATSALDTRTEYAVQEAIDALSAGRTTITIAHRLSTVRDADEIVVLEAGRVAERGSHDKLLALDGRYAALVRRDAQLTVPVIAP; encoded by the coding sequence ATGCACCCCGAAGCCACCCCGTGGAACGCCCACGCCAAAGAACCGGAACAACCGAGGGCCGAGGTCCGCCGGATCCTCCGGCTCTTCCGCCCCTACCGCGGCCGCCTCGCGATCGTCGGACTGCTCGTCGGCGCCGCGTCGGCCGTCTCCGTCGCCTCGCCCTTCATGCTGCGCGAGATCCTCGACACCGCCATTCCGCAGGGCCGCACCGGCCTGCTCAGTCTGCTCGCCCTCGGCATGATCCTCACCGCGGTGATGACCAGCGTCTTCGGCGTGCTGCAGACACTGATCTCCACCACCGTCGGCCAGCGCGTGATGCACGACCTGCGCACCGCGGTCTACGCCCAGCTCCAGCGGATGCCGCTCGCCTTCTTCACCAGGACGCGCACCGGCGAGGTCCAGTCGCGGATCGCCAACGACATCGGCGGGATGCAGGCGACCGTGACCTCCACCGCCACCTCGCTGGTCTCCAACCTCACGGCCGTCGTCGCCACCGTCGTGGCGATGCTCGCGCTGGACTGGCGGCTGACCGTGGTCTCGCTGCTCCTGCTGCCGCTGTTCGTCTGGATCAGCCGCCGCGTGGGCAACGAACGCAAGCGCATCACCACCCAGCGCCAGAAACAGATGGCGGTGATGGCCGCGACCGTCACCGAGTCGCTCTCGGTCAGCGGCATCCTGCTCGGCCGCACCATGGGCCGGGCCGACTCGCTCACCAAGTCCTTCGCGGAGGAGTCCGAGCGCCTCGTCGACCTCGAAGTGCGCTCCAGCATGGCCGGCCGCTGGCGGATGTCGACCATCGGCATCGTCATGGCCGCGATGCCGGCCCTCATCTACTGGGCCGCCGGGTTCGCCCTCCAGAGCGGCGGGCCCACGATCTCCATCGGCACCCTCGTCGCCTTCGTCTCCCTCCAGCAGGGCCTGTTCCGCCCGGCCGTGAGCCTGCTCTCCACCGGTGTGCAGATGCAGGCGTCCCTCGCGCTCTTCCAGCGCATCTTCGAGTACCTCGACCTGCCCGTGGAGATCACCGAACCGGAGAAGCCGGTGCGGCTCGACACGATCCGTGGCGAAGTCCGCTTCGAGGACATCGACTTCGCCTACGACGACACGCAGACCGAGCTCACCATCGACGGCGTCGATGTGACCGTGCCGGCCGGAGGGCGGCTGGCCGTCGTCGGACCCACCGGCTCCGGCAAGTCCACCCTGAGCTATCTCGTGCCCCGGCTGTACGACGTCACGGGAGGCAGAGTCACGATCGACGGAGTCGACGTACGCGACCTGGACTTCGACACCCTCGCGCGCGCCGTCGGAGTGGTCTCCCAGGAGACCTATCTCTTCCATGCCTCCGTGGCCGAGAATCTGCGCTTCGCCAAGCCGGACGCCACGGACGCGGAGATCGAGGCGGCCGCCCGGGCCGCACAGATCCACGACCACATCGCCTCCCTGCCCGATGGGTACGACACCCTGGTCGGCGAGCGGGGATACCGGTTCTCCGGCGGCGAGAAGCAGCGCCTCGCCATCGCCCGCACCATCCTGCGCGACCCGCCCGTGCTCATCCTCGACGAGGCGACCAGCGCACTGGACACCCGCACCGAGTACGCGGTGCAGGAGGCCATTGACGCGCTGTCCGCCGGCCGCACGACCATCACCATCGCGCACCGCCTCTCCACCGTCCGGGACGCGGACGAGATCGTCGTCCTCGAAGCGGGACGCGTCGCCGAGCGCGGCAGCCACGACAAGCTGCTCGCTCTGGACGGCCGCTATGCCGCATTGGTGCGCAGGGACGCGCAGTTGACCGTCCCCGTCATCGCCCCCTGA
- a CDS encoding MarR family winged helix-turn-helix transcriptional regulator, whose protein sequence is MSTPDPDGLLAEQLLRLTRRLHRSQKRQLESADIAITPAQSRLLRTLAHYDDPPRMADIASRLEVVPRAVTSLVDGLEASGCVRRAPDPSNRRVIRIELTDTGRATLRALRAARRAAAEDILAPLTTEQREVFGGLLSTLVDGPGVRC, encoded by the coding sequence ATGAGCACACCCGACCCCGACGGCCTGCTGGCCGAGCAGCTGCTGCGGCTGACCCGGAGACTGCATCGCAGCCAGAAGCGGCAGCTGGAGTCGGCCGACATCGCGATCACCCCCGCCCAGTCCCGTCTGCTGCGGACCCTCGCGCACTACGACGACCCGCCACGCATGGCCGACATCGCGTCGCGCCTCGAAGTGGTCCCGCGGGCCGTGACGAGCCTGGTGGACGGGCTGGAGGCAAGCGGCTGCGTCCGCCGCGCCCCCGACCCCAGCAACCGCCGGGTGATCCGCATCGAGCTCACCGACACCGGCCGTGCCACGCTCCGGGCCCTGCGGGCCGCGCGCCGCGCCGCCGCGGAGGACATCCTGGCCCCGCTCACCACCGAACAGCGTGAGGTGTTCGGCGGGCTGCTCTCCACCCTGGTCGACGGTCCCGGGGTCCGCTGCTGA
- the mltG gene encoding endolytic transglycosylase MltG translates to MNDEPSPSPSRRGPRLSRRGRWALIVTAALAVAAAAVVVALMLSGEPEGEQDTLLVPEGRRTAQIYAAVDEALGKAPGTTRKAVGTAPLDLPAEARGNPEGYLFPATYPIDSDTTPASLLAYMVDTANKRFGAAGVPAGAQRSGLTDYQTVNIASIVQAEADTPEDMAKVARVVHNRLARQMPLQMDSTLNYALNRSTLDTTADDTRIDNPYNTYRREGLPPTPIGNPGEHALRAAVEPAPGDWLYFVTVAPGDTRFTADYEEHQRNVREFNANRAKDRSG, encoded by the coding sequence ATGAACGACGAGCCTTCGCCGTCACCGTCCAGGCGCGGGCCACGCCTGTCCCGCCGTGGCCGATGGGCCCTGATCGTGACCGCCGCCCTCGCCGTGGCGGCGGCCGCGGTGGTGGTCGCGCTGATGCTGTCCGGCGAGCCCGAGGGCGAGCAGGACACCCTGCTCGTGCCCGAGGGCCGGCGCACCGCGCAGATCTACGCAGCGGTCGACGAGGCACTCGGGAAGGCACCCGGGACCACCCGCAAGGCCGTCGGCACGGCCCCGCTCGACTTGCCCGCCGAAGCCCGGGGCAACCCCGAGGGCTACCTCTTCCCCGCGACGTATCCGATCGACTCCGACACGACGCCGGCGAGCCTGCTCGCCTACATGGTCGACACGGCGAACAAGCGGTTCGGTGCAGCCGGCGTACCGGCCGGTGCGCAGCGCAGTGGGCTGACGGACTATCAGACCGTCAACATCGCCAGCATCGTGCAGGCCGAGGCCGACACGCCCGAGGACATGGCCAAGGTCGCACGGGTCGTCCACAACCGCCTCGCACGGCAGATGCCTCTCCAGATGGACTCGACGCTGAACTACGCGCTGAACCGCAGCACGCTGGACACCACGGCCGACGACACCAGGATCGACAACCCGTACAACACCTATCGGCGCGAGGGGCTGCCCCCGACGCCCATCGGCAACCCGGGGGAGCACGCTCTGCGCGCCGCTGTCGAACCGGCGCCGGGCGACTGGCTCTACTTCGTGACCGTGGCCCCCGGCGACACCCGCTTCACGGCGGACTACGAGGAACACCAGCGCAATGTGCGGGAGTTCAACGCCAACCGTGCGAAGGATCGTTCCGGCTGA